AGGACATAGTATATCAATTGTCTAACGACGTAGGAtgtgaattttataatttcctccttaacgaaagaaatatctataaatttattatttatttttctataagtTTTACAATTTCGTCGGTAATTGTTTGATCTACTCGATAAGAAATTTTAAAGGTATGagatttaaatagaaataatgGTATTTCCGTTATCACGATTTTGATGTTAAGGCTCGCTTTTGTCTTAACGTAGAGCGTCAGAATTAGATAAGGAACGACAGATTCTTGGCCAGCAGCGAATTGTCGTGGTCATGATTCGATGCGAAGTAGCATTCCGCTAGATTAGTATGGTAAGCACAGAGTGTACATAAATATTTCGATGTGATAAGTTTCCAATCATTCCTGGTATTTCTTAtgcgaaaaattaaaaaaaatgacacaaaaatctacggattaaaaatattaacgTAACATACATGTATGACAACATTCGCGAATAATTGCATTTTAAACGACTGAAATAAGAAATACACGGAGAATAGGATAATTGAAGAAAGAGAAGATCGGTTTGAAATTCAACAGTTATGTACACGTTTATTGCGAGTAAGAATATTCATAATAAATaggaataaataataataacaataataatatatcatTGTCGTTAAATATAATCTCTTAAAATATACTATTATCTTTGGTACTCGTTTGGTATAATTCCTCAATGAAATACAACGATTGGCTCCTTAAAAGCAAGGCACCATCGATAGGTGCACTTGACAGATTGCCACGATGTATCTCGAAGTCTACAAACTTAAAGCGGTACGCTGCAATGACGCTGCATCGAAGGTCAGGAATTTGATCTTCGAATAATCATCGTTCGGACTACGATCACCTTTTTGCAGCAATTTTCCCTTTCGAGAATTGAGAATCTCTTCGATACTTTGATCTTCCGCGTATATAACAATTTTTCCTAGAACATCACTGGAATTCATTCGAATATTTGCTTCAAACAATCCCGCAAATTTCTATTGCAAATTTCATCGTTGTTTTTGGTTCGAATCCAATCGAATCTTATTCTAAATTTCCCATCGCGAACTGCAAACGTTTCTACGTATTTCAATAGCAGATTTTATCGTTGCTCTCCTTTCGAATTCGTTCCAATTTCTATTGCAAAGATATAGAAATTTTCGTGAATTCCTATCGCATATTTTATCATTCCTTTGGTTCTGAATCCATTCgaattttattggaaattttcTGTCGCGAAGCGCAGATATACAAACAAATCATTATTGCTTTCGTTTGAACCACCATCCTTCCACCACTCTTCCCTTAATCTCTTCCGACACTCTTCTATAGAGCAACAACGCGATGAAAGGAATAGCCATAGTCTCCTTCTTAAACAAATAAACATAAACAGCCGCCAATAATAAAGTTAGGTCAGTTATATATCCCACCATTGACCTAACGTTATGCTTAGCCTCCATTGCCAATTGTTCCTCGTTCAGCCGACTCTCACGCCAAGCTTTCTCAGGATACTCTCTCTTTGTACTGGACCCACGTCTCGAAGACCTATACTTTTTACTCTCAAGAGCTTTCTGTAAACGTTCCATCTTCAATTCCACCGGTGTTTCAGCTCTATTCCTGTCTCTAGAACTAGACCTCGAAGATGCCTTCGAAGAAGGTTTCCTCGATCGACGAGGACCTTCATCGACAGATCTCTCTCGGACAAATCGTTGTTCCTCCGAGCCAGTTCTCGAAGGAGGTCTTCTATCTTGTGATGGAGCTCTGACTCTGGTCTTGGAGGAGGATCTTGAAGAAACTCCTCTTTCTACGGACACGTTTCGTGACCTCGATATGGGTGACTGGATCCTTGAACTTGGCCTACTCGTTCGTTTCTCTTTTACAGGCTTCGTGTCCCTAGCTGGAGTCGTCCCTCGAGAACCAGCAGCTCTTTTAACCTGCGATTTCTCCTGTCTATCAATTTCACTTTTCTTCGTCTCTTTCGTCTGTTGAACCTGTTGAATTTCTTTAACGCCCTGTCTTCCATTTAGTTTCTCAGAGATCATGCTTATTATAGCACGATCCTTTACCTGATTTACATCTTGGTCCTCGGAAAACGAAGATCTTCTAGAACTAGCTATACTGTCTCCGAGCCTCCTCTCCTCCGAGCTTCTATAATTAAACCGATTAGAGTGTTCTCTGACAATCTCGGTATAGTGATTAACCATTGCCATTCGTGCCTCGATATCCTCCTCGTCGACCTCTTCTTCCGGTGTAGTGGTCCTTGCCTTTGCCTGGATTCTGCGATTTTTCGCAGCTTCGCCAGCTGATAATACACTGTCAGTGTCAGATTCGGACATGACAGGTACCTTAAGAGGCTCAGATGTGATTGCTGCCTTTACTTGTTCTTCTTCATTCCTATTCACAGCTTGAACATTCGGAGGAAGTGATTTTCTAATTGGTTTCTCAGGAGGAATCGGTCTACCAAAGCTGTTCAGTGGAATCGGTTCTTCTTTAGGCTTTTTCAGTATAGATTTGGGAACAACAGTAGTTGGCGATACAGGAGCAACTGTTTTAGGAGGCGTTGGTGGTGTGACATCTAAAATAGGTATCCTGTGTGGAGGAATTGGTGGTGGTTCCGGTTCCACGTGTGGAACAGGCCTTCCTCTTGGATGATACGTGTCTTCTTCATCCAATACCAGCCTGCCAAGAATTCTGGTCTTCAGAAGCTTCAAGTCTTCACTGTCAGCAGTGCTGACCTCTTCCGATGATTCTTCAGATGTTTCGATActctcttcttcctcgtcttctatTTCCTCTTCTTTCGTCTTTTCTTCTATTTGTGAGTTTTGTTTCGATATCGGAGACAAATTATCTATTTGTAAGGTGTCTGGGAACATCTCCTCGTTGCGCGGAGTATCTTCATTGGCGCTGGGCTGCCAGGGTATTGATTCTTCTGGTGGTTTCTCTTCGACCAATGGTATGTTGGCGTCGTGCCACCTGCGCAGTGGTATGGTCGTGTTTTCTGGCTTGTCCAGCCCCCATGAAGTGACAATTGGATTCTCTGAATCGCCAGGTATATTGGGATCAGACATTGCTTCGACGTCTGGCAATAAATTAGGAATTAGTATTTTTAATGgacttttaattttttctggTAGGCCTTCGCTTAGCCTTCTGCGATTTTTCCTTGACTGCCAATTCGTTAGAATTGGCGAAGTGACAATAGGGTTGGATAGCCGTCGTTTGAAGATGTCAGTTTCTGTCTCGGTGGCTGGTTTAGTTTCCATTGTTGTGGCCAGTTCTCCGGTTGTTCGTTCGACTTGCACTTTTCTTTTGGCTACTTCGGAAGCTTCTTCGGCTGCCACTGCACGATAGAAACGTTCCATGGCACGTTCGTGAAGAAGTTCTGTGGAGCTCACTGCTTCGCGGAGGGTTTCGACTACTTGGTGTTCCACGCTGAATAATTCTGGAAGGGAGAGAGACATGGGTGGCGGTATCAGGTCTTCGATATCTTCTATGATGTCCCCTGTGATTTGTGGCGTTTCTGTGAATCGAAAAATTACTCTGAATTATTTCACTGCTCTAAATCCTAGTAGCGATATAGCAAAACCCATCATTGATTTTTTcagaatgaaatttttattgatattttgcATCCTGATTGTTGGAAATGTTCAATCAGCGATAGCACAATTTTAATGTATCGATCTTTTTAAACCCTTCTTTTCCAATAGATATTCTTATCTTTAAAAATGTATCATTTGACGTCATTCCGAATTTGAGAACATTCTATTTCatatattaacattttttaacatttatatatataatctctTTCTAGAATTGAATGAAGCATGAATTcttaaaaattgaatatttaacgTATTGAAACCTAATGtaactttattatttaaattcgtattattttatttatattattatataaatgaaataaatttctgttttcTCACCTAAACTCTTTCGTCTTCCAGCGATATCCTCCAGTTTCTTATCTTGATCTTGAGGGTATAAAACTATCATAAACTCTGAACTTCCATGTATGACATCAACATCCTCCCTAGGAATGGTAGGTGATGTTGCTTTATCATCTAACGAGTGACTTTTAACGATTTGTGGCTCGTCGACGATCGCCTCTTGATTCTTGAAATTTAAACTCAACGACGAACGAAGAGGTGAGCAACTTAAAGAAAATTCTTCTTCGTGTTGTTCTTGAATTTTAGGCATAGACAACGGCGACATACTGCGTTCTCTGGACATCGAAACTGATCGAGATCGTGATTCTCTGTACGCTAGCCGTCTATTAGATTCTTCTACCTCTGGTGATGTTACTGTTACGGTGGCAACAGTTATTGGCACTGACGAAGGCTCCTTATCCTGAATTAAGTTCTGTTTTAAACGTAAgaaaaatttccatttatttacgaaataaaatttgtttgaaatattagaactaaatatttattaatattttaatagcaATTACAATAGCatgtaattaatttatattaaaatctaCTGTCACTGTATTTATACATATCACAGAGAAATGTATTTCGGTAATTTTTttcgaaacgaaaaatttcattctttactgtcctcattttattttttaaagtatTTTTCTCCACATAATGGGAAAAATGAATTTGTTAAATCCAGAGATCTTTTAAAAGTAGATAGTAAAATCACAAAGTTTTATACAAAGATATCTAAGAATAGGACTAGAGTTACGGCAATTAACATTCCTCACATGTACCAGAGAATTTCTGACTCAATTTTTCCAACGTTAGAAAAAtatcttaaataaaatatcttcagtaaaatataaaagaattgtTATTGCTATTTACAATTTTTCGTGCCAGTTTTATGCTACAGGTTTTCAAAGAATATTGTAAAAGCcattttaatatttctgaaATAAGAACAAGATTGCAATATAAAATCTCGAAAATTGTATCAGAATTAAAACcaatacaaaacaaaaaaaaaagaacacttGCCTCAGTGCTTGGTAGATCCATAGCAACACTCGAACGAACCACGTGATTTCCAATCTGGCTTTCGACCTTTGAAATGGAATGATCCTTCGATCTGGCCGGAGGAACAGGTGGTGGTTCCGAATTGTCTACCGTGTCCAAGGCAAATTTCACCCTACTATCGGCTCTAGATGGTCGACCTGTGAGTCTCTGAGCTGATACTGATCTACTAGCTGGTCCAAAAGGTACGTCGTCATCTTCGTCCCGATTTCGAGCCTCGTCTCTCGTCAAGCTTCTCGTTCTTTGAGTAGGCACCGCGAAACTGACTTCTCGTTTCTCTCGCGATCTAATTTCTCTGTGACTCTGCGATTTTCCGCTCAACGAGGGCGCCATTATGCTGAACAttcgaagaaatatttattatttaaaattagtaACACAGAAATCTTATTTAAATCTAGAAATtgtgaaatatatatgtaaattttacTTTGCTCCACTTtgcacttttctttttttttctttttttaaggaAACATGAATATTCCATCTCCAAAAGATGGTACTTTATTTAAAACATTGGGATAATATTtgcgaaaaataaaatagaattttataaaaatgggaGAAACGTGAGTATTATGTTCCCaaataattttactttatttaatcGTTTAATTGTGAAACGAACGTACCCTCTTTTTATATCTGGAATGAAGATTACGTCGCTCTCCTCGCTGGGCTCGCTCACGCCATACGGATTCTCCGCTTTCACTCGAAATTTATACTCAGATCCTTCGATTAACTCGGACAACGTTGCTTTGGTCTGCCTACTCGTGATTGCCTTTAACCACACGTCCCAACCGAcctatgaaataatttttaaaatgaacGAATCACCGATTAAAGCTAAGCTGTATCTTTATAAAAACAATTCCAATATTATTCTTTATCACCAACCCTATAGTACTCGACAATGTATGTGCCAATTTTGCAACCACCGTCGTCTTCCGGTTCTGTCCACGACAGTGTTACCGATCTCCCTAAGGTCATCGTGACTGTCGCTTTTCCAGGTCTTGCGGGTCGATCTAAAATCGAAAAGGCaatttatttcacgaataataaaagtttcgtagaaaacataATTCCAACTCTACAATTCTACCAGAttgaaataatttacttatttcGATTACGAAGGAAACACTTgtcttatttattaaaatagaatCCAAAGTAatctcaattttttatttctaagaACTTAAAATAATATAGCTATATCGATTTATTTATAACAACAACCTGTTACTGTTACTAAAAACGACGACGTATCCTCTCCAAGCTTATTTATCGCCTTGACAGTATATTCTCCTCTGTCAATTCGTTTAGCGTCAGGGATCTTCAGGATCGATTCACCGTCCATCGTTTCAAAAATGTGTCTTTCGTCGCTTGAAACCACTTCACCGTCGTGGTACCAAATCACCGATGCTGGAGGTCTTCCAGCTAATGACACTTTTAATCTAATTGTTTCATCTTGCTCGAAAAGAAGTCCATCTTCGTATTGACGCGGAAGTCGTATCTTTGGTGGTGCTagttttaagaaatataatttaaaatttgactTTTTATCGATTTGCTAATTAAATCGTAACAGAGGAAGTGATTTGTAAACCTTCTAGAATCAGTCTCGCTTTGGTGCTAGCGTGACCAGCTCTGTTAGTGGCGGTGCATTTTATTTCTCCCTCGTCGTTGAGCGCGGTTTGATGAATCAGGAGAACGCTCCTGCCACTGTCCGTGATGATCCTCGTTCGCCTGCTACTGAAAATCTCGAAGCCATCTTTGAACCATGCGATTTTTGGCAACGGAGATCCCGTAAATCGCACCACGAACTCAGCCTAGAAATGAAAACAAACAACGTAGAAggattaatattattgtaattaataatcTATTTTCAAAAATGAACAAATCAGTCGATCAGTCAATTACATATCTTAAGCTCTTTTTTAAGGATTTATTCTCAAAAGTTGTAATATTATCGCGTTAGGAACAATTTATCGTTAGAATTATCGTTATAATTATGCCATATCTTCCCATATAATAGATCGTTTATGTTCAAGATTAAATCTCTCACTGTTCTGGAGTTTCAAAAATCTATCAAAATTCTAGGATACCTACCAATGTCTCTGCTATACAATACGATCACGTTCTCAGTTAAATGATCAaaatttattcgttaaaattggAAATTGGAAAGATATAAATTCAAGGATAAAGTTACAGTGACTAAAGTACAATATTAGCGCATACTATTATTTCCCAAGCGAGTGTTTCTTTATCAGTTTCTACGTTTCATTATTATAATAGAATCAAATCTTTACACGTATGTAGGAGTATTTTCATATACATTGATCTAATTAATTGATAGGTGAAATGCCAACAAATACAACGGTGTGACGATACTTTTTGTAGTCACTATATGTTATCAACAACCCAGTATGGCCATGAAGAGAGATATGAACCTAACCTCAATCATCTTTCTATTGGAATAAAAGTCAGCATCAAATTTGTTCGATTAAGTTCACATTTAGTTCGTTAATTATAAGAATGAAAGATTCTTTTTGCTAGGTTTAGTTTCAATTGAAAGAATTACCTGCTCATTTTCCAGCACTGTGGTGTCCTTGACTTCAAGGTCAAAGTGGGGCGCGGATGAAGCGGATCTCTGCAAGGTCACAGTCAACGGATCCGAGATCTCGCTGGGTCGAGACAAACCAACCGCGTTCTGAGCCCTGACCCTGAATTGGTAGCGCCATCCTGGTTCGAGGCCGCTCAAGGTCAGTTCCGGAAAGGTGCAAAGCCCTGGTGTGCTGCGTACCCAATGCTGCGAGCCGAGCCTTCGATGTTCGACCAAATAGCCGACAATGGCCGAGCCACCGTTACTTGGTGACCTCTCCCAACGAATAGCGACCACATCCGGCTGCGATTCGTCTGCTCCTGGTATCAAAATTGGCTTTCCTGGTGGCGCCGGAAGCCCTAAAATCACGGATAGCAATGCTTTCTGTATCTTTTTCATGTCATTTATTCGATGCTTAACAAAAGAATTGTTAGAGTTTTATTATTGGTTTCCTTTTATATTCTTaataacttattattagttCTCCTTGACATTCTTAATGAGTTATTGTTAGTCATCTTTGGTATTCTTAAGGGTATTGCAGTTACagtttaaaaataattagtgAAAGATAATGTGCTGTTATTTCGAacaaaatacgaataaatacGTATCTTTGTTTAACGGTCAATAATTTGTGAATAATTACATTTGGTaataagaattaattatttttgcgGATCCGTTGACGGATGAAAATGTGGTAGGgttaaatttgcaaatttaGTTCGATAACGTCACTTTTCGTGGATCAGTTTGgttaatatttattgttaatagAATCATTAGCGACTATCAGAATCGTTAGAGTAACCTGTAACTCTAAAAAGACAATGCATTAAGTTATCCCATTTTTACATAACCTCCACATTGAGTATACTTAAAAGAATCTATGAAATCTACCACGATGTTATTATTTGTCAAAACTTCATCAAACTCTTTAAATTCGTTTTTACATCTTTCTTCAAACTTTGGGAACGGATCACGTGGAATTTGGCAACAGGTTTTTTTAAAACGTTTGTTTACTTAATATGCTATTTTGAACATAACATGGCTACCTGCTATTGGTCCATCTATATGTtgtgatttatttcttttttattcttactTCGATAATACTTGGTTACATTAAAAGTGAAGAACAATGAGAGTTACGGTATATTTTAGGGAAATGATTCATTGGCCTGAATAATGGTATTTAAAAGAATTCCTCGGTTAATAAGTTCACAGAAAGCTCGCACGTGCCAGAACGATGCTCGCATATGCGTAGAACACACGTTCTCTAATACAGGTCCGCAGGTGGCGCTcccaaaataaaatttgaaagtgTTTGGCAATCCTGGGGCCGCTGCTTCGTTGTCCTCAGGTCGAGAAAAACTATGCGAGTCTGTGGCGTTGGACACCGGCTCGACGTGTCTTCGGCGCTCTTTTACAACGTGCCTATCGTCTTTGAATCGATTCTGTGTCTATCTAAATGTTGTGACAATCGATTACCATCGAGCATGTgtttaaagaagaaaagaaagaagttgTAAATACTTGATCGCTTTAATTGATCACTTATAGCCATGTTAAACATCATACTAAGTTATTAACTACTTAGTTGAAATTATAGATCGAATTTTATAATCCTTGGAAAAAAATTGAATCGTTTGATCGTAATATTTGATCAACACGTATCGTTATGCTACAAATGCCGGGATT
Above is a genomic segment from Bombus vancouverensis nearcticus chromosome 1, iyBomVanc1_principal, whole genome shotgun sequence containing:
- the LOC143302846 gene encoding uncharacterized protein LOC143302846, whose translation is MGNATTKSHYSKSQPVSATRRPRWEGSGLPAPPGKPILIPGADESQPDVVAIRWERSPSNGGSAIVGYLVEHRRLGSQHWVRSTPGLCTFPELTLSGLEPGWRYQFRVRAQNAVGLSRPSEISDPLTVTLQRSASSAPHFDLEVKDTTVLENEQAEFVVRFTGSPLPKIAWFKDGFEIFSSRRTRIITDSGRSVLLIHQTALNDEGEIKCTATNRAGHASTKARLILEAPPKIRLPRQYEDGLLFEQDETIRLKVSLAGRPPASVIWYHDGEVVSSDERHIFETMDGESILKIPDAKRIDRGEYTVKAINKLGEDTSSFLVTVTDRPARPGKATVTMTLGRSVTLSWTEPEDDGGCKIGTYIVEYYRVGWDVWLKAITSRQTKATLSELIEGSEYKFRVKAENPYGVSEPSEESDVIFIPDIKRGIMAPSLSGKSQSHREIRSREKREVSFAVPTQRTRSLTRDEARNRDEDDDVPFGPASRSVSAQRLTGRPSRADSRVKFALDTVDNSEPPPVPPARSKDHSISKVESQIGNHVVRSSVAMDLPSTENLIQDKEPSSVPITVATVTVTSPEVEESNRRLAYRESRSRSVSMSRERSMSPLSMPKIQEQHEEEFSLSCSPLRSSLSLNFKNQEAIVDEPQIVKSHSLDDKATSPTIPREDVDVIHGSSEFMIVLYPQDQDKKLEDIAGRRKSLETPQITGDIIEDIEDLIPPPMSLSLPELFSVEHQVVETLREAVSSTELLHERAMERFYRAVAAEEASEVAKRKVQVERTTGELATTMETKPATETETDIFKRRLSNPIVTSPILTNWQSRKNRRRLSEGLPEKIKSPLKILIPNLLPDVEAMSDPNIPGDSENPIVTSWGLDKPENTTIPLRRWHDANIPLVEEKPPEESIPWQPSANEDTPRNEEMFPDTLQIDNLSPISKQNSQIEEKTKEEEIEDEEEESIETSEESSEEVSTADSEDLKLLKTRILGRLVLDEEDTYHPRGRPVPHVEPEPPPIPPHRIPILDVTPPTPPKTVAPVSPTTVVPKSILKKPKEEPIPLNSFGRPIPPEKPIRKSLPPNVQAVNRNEEEQVKAAITSEPLKVPVMSESDTDSVLSAGEAAKNRRIQAKARTTTPEEEVDEEDIEARMAMVNHYTEIVREHSNRFNYRSSEERRLGDSIASSRRSSFSEDQDVNQVKDRAIISMISEKLNGRQGVKEIQQVQQTKETKKSEIDRQEKSQVKRAAGSRGTTPARDTKPVKEKRTSRPSSRIQSPISRSRNVSVERGVSSRSSSKTRVRAPSQDRRPPSRTGSEEQRFVRERSVDEGPRRSRKPSSKASSRSSSRDRNRAETPVELKMERLQKALESKKYRSSRRGSSTKREYPEKAWRESRLNEEQLAMEAKHNVRSMVGYITDLTLLLAAVYVYLFKKETMAIPFIALLLYRRVSEEIKGRVVEGWWFKRKQ